One Psychrobacillus glaciei genomic region harbors:
- the acnA gene encoding aconitate hydratase AcnA codes for MAKSNLHNSRTSFSLNGKEYNYYRLAAIEEAGIAKVSRLPYSIKVLLESVLRQYDGYVIKEDHVNQLAKWGKDANTEAEVPFKPSRVVLQDFTGVPVVVDLASLRSAMNEMGGNPDKINPAIPVDLVIDHSVQVDKYGSSTALQANMDLEFERNAERYNFLKWAQTSYDNFRAVPPATGIVHQVNLEYLAPIVHVNESADGVLEAFPDSVVGTDSHTTMINGLGVLGWGVGGIEAEAGMLGQPSYFPIPEVIGVKLVGDLPNGTTATDLALKVTQVLRGRGVVGKFVEFFGPGVSKLPLADRATIANMAPEYGATCGYFAIDEESLNYLRLTGRDEEHIAVVEAYLKANDMFFDPALEPVYTDVIEINLADIEANLSGPKRPQDLIPLTDMKARYHEAVVAPQGTQGFGLTEKEFDKTATAKFADGDVTIPTGAVAIAAITSCTNTSNPYVMLAAGLVAKKAVEKGLTVPAYVKTSLAPGSKVVTGYLQDSGLDQYLDRIGFNTVGYGCTTCIGNSGPLLPEIEKAIIDEDLFVTSVLSGNRNFEGRVHPLVKANYLASPPLVVAYALAGTVDIDLQKDSFGKDKEGNEVFFADIWPSTEEVNQVLSTVVTRELFQKEYARVFDENEAWNAIETSTESLYSFDDKSTYIQNPPFFQGLAKEPGDIQTLAGLRIVAKFGDSITTDHISPAGAIGKDTPAGKYLRENGVEVRDFNSYGSRRGNHEVMMRGTFANIRIRNQVAPGTEGGYTTYWPTGEIMSIYDAAMKYQEEGTGLVVLGGKDYGMGSSRDWAAKGTNLLGIKAVITESFERIHRSNLVMMGVLPLNFLPNENAESLGLTGKEEISINIAEGVKPRDILQVTAKAEDGSVKQFNVLARFDSEVEVDYYRHGGILQMVLRNKMLEA; via the coding sequence ATGGCAAAAAGTAACTTACACAACAGCCGTACTTCTTTTTCGCTAAATGGTAAAGAGTATAATTACTACCGATTAGCAGCGATAGAAGAAGCTGGTATCGCAAAAGTATCACGCCTTCCTTATTCAATTAAAGTATTATTAGAATCAGTATTACGTCAATATGATGGCTATGTAATTAAAGAAGATCATGTAAACCAACTTGCAAAATGGGGTAAAGACGCAAATACAGAAGCAGAAGTTCCATTTAAACCTTCACGCGTTGTACTACAAGATTTTACAGGTGTCCCGGTAGTAGTTGATTTAGCATCGTTACGTTCAGCAATGAATGAAATGGGCGGAAATCCAGACAAAATTAACCCAGCTATTCCAGTTGATCTAGTAATTGATCACTCTGTACAAGTAGATAAATATGGTTCTTCTACTGCTTTACAAGCAAATATGGACCTTGAGTTTGAACGAAATGCAGAACGTTATAACTTCTTAAAATGGGCTCAAACATCTTATGATAATTTCCGTGCTGTACCTCCAGCAACTGGTATCGTTCACCAAGTGAACTTGGAGTATTTAGCTCCAATCGTACATGTAAACGAAAGTGCTGACGGCGTATTAGAAGCATTTCCAGATTCAGTAGTAGGTACTGACTCCCATACAACAATGATCAATGGTCTTGGTGTTCTTGGATGGGGTGTAGGTGGTATTGAAGCTGAAGCAGGTATGCTTGGTCAACCATCGTACTTCCCAATTCCTGAAGTAATCGGTGTTAAATTAGTAGGAGATCTTCCTAATGGGACAACTGCAACTGACTTAGCACTTAAAGTTACTCAAGTACTTCGCGGGCGTGGAGTAGTTGGTAAATTTGTTGAGTTCTTCGGTCCTGGAGTATCTAAATTACCGCTTGCTGACCGTGCAACAATTGCGAATATGGCTCCTGAATATGGTGCAACTTGCGGTTATTTCGCAATTGATGAGGAATCGCTTAATTACTTACGTTTAACTGGTCGCGACGAAGAGCATATTGCTGTAGTTGAAGCTTATTTAAAAGCAAATGACATGTTTTTTGACCCAGCTTTAGAACCAGTTTATACAGATGTAATCGAAATTAACTTAGCTGATATCGAAGCAAATCTTTCTGGTCCAAAACGTCCACAAGATTTAATTCCTCTAACTGATATGAAGGCTCGTTACCATGAAGCAGTTGTTGCTCCACAAGGTACTCAAGGTTTCGGTTTAACAGAAAAAGAATTCGATAAAACAGCAACTGCAAAATTTGCAGATGGTGATGTAACAATCCCAACAGGTGCTGTAGCAATCGCTGCAATCACTTCTTGTACTAATACATCAAATCCATATGTAATGTTAGCAGCTGGTTTAGTTGCGAAAAAAGCAGTAGAAAAAGGATTAACAGTTCCTGCTTATGTAAAAACATCTTTAGCACCAGGTTCTAAGGTCGTTACTGGTTATTTACAAGATTCAGGTTTAGATCAATATTTGGATCGAATTGGATTCAATACAGTAGGTTATGGTTGTACAACTTGTATCGGTAACTCAGGCCCATTACTTCCTGAAATTGAAAAAGCAATCATTGACGAAGATTTATTCGTAACTTCTGTTCTTTCTGGTAACCGTAACTTTGAAGGTCGTGTACATCCACTTGTAAAAGCGAACTACTTAGCATCACCACCACTTGTTGTTGCTTATGCACTAGCTGGTACGGTAGATATCGATTTACAAAAAGATTCATTCGGTAAGGACAAAGAAGGCAATGAAGTATTCTTTGCAGATATTTGGCCATCGACAGAAGAAGTAAATCAAGTGCTTTCAACAGTTGTTACTCGTGAATTATTCCAAAAAGAGTATGCACGCGTATTCGATGAAAACGAAGCATGGAATGCAATAGAAACATCAACTGAGTCTCTATATTCATTTGATGACAAATCAACTTACATTCAAAATCCACCATTCTTCCAAGGCTTAGCGAAAGAACCTGGTGATATACAAACACTTGCTGGTCTTCGTATTGTAGCGAAATTCGGTGATTCTATTACAACAGACCATATTTCACCTGCTGGAGCAATTGGTAAAGATACACCTGCTGGTAAATACTTGCGCGAAAACGGTGTAGAAGTGCGTGATTTCAACTCTTATGGTTCTCGTCGTGGTAACCATGAAGTAATGATGCGTGGAACATTCGCTAACATCCGTATTCGTAACCAAGTTGCTCCGGGCACAGAAGGTGGATATACTACTTACTGGCCAACTGGCGAAATCATGTCTATCTATGATGCAGCGATGAAGTACCAAGAAGAGGGCACAGGTTTAGTAGTACTTGGCGGAAAAGATTACGGAATGGGATCATCACGTGACTGGGCAGCTAAAGGAACAAACCTTTTAGGTATTAAAGCTGTAATTACGGAAAGCTTTGAACGTATTCATCGTTCTAACTTAGTAATGATGGGCGTTTTACCACTTAACTTCTTACCTAATGAAAATGCTGAATCTCTTGGCTTAACTGGTAAAGAAGAAATTAGTATTAATATTGCAGAAGGTGTTAAACCTCGTGATATTCTACAAGTAACAGCAAAAGCGGAAGATGGTTCTGTAAAACAATTTAACGTGCTTGCTCGTTTCGATTCAGAAGTAGAAGTAGATTACTACCGTCACGGTGGTATCCTTCAAATGGTATTACGTAACAAAATGCTAGAAGCATAA
- a CDS encoding DinB family protein, translating to MFIEKNNEIRSALFKQLERITDEQFNQKPEQDTWSPKEIMDHLVKMESTITSGIKQQLANPESPKAKKKPIQVSTLRIIKVKAPKYTVPTAEYKTKEEMKAALHQARMELLSVYQSTDKETLKNKSLKHPLFGQVPLIQWFPFVGLHEKRHGKQLEKTIEILKGHKK from the coding sequence ATGTTTATAGAAAAAAACAATGAAATTAGATCAGCACTTTTTAAACAATTGGAACGTATTACGGATGAACAATTCAATCAGAAACCGGAGCAAGATACATGGTCACCTAAAGAAATAATGGATCATTTAGTAAAAATGGAGAGCACAATAACAAGTGGTATTAAGCAACAATTAGCAAATCCAGAAAGCCCTAAAGCAAAGAAAAAGCCAATTCAAGTCTCTACTTTACGCATTATTAAAGTAAAAGCACCTAAATACACCGTTCCTACGGCAGAATATAAGACAAAAGAAGAAATGAAAGCCGCGCTTCACCAAGCACGAATGGAACTTCTTTCTGTTTACCAATCTACCGATAAGGAAACATTAAAAAATAAATCTTTAAAACATCCCCTATTCGGACAGGTTCCACTAATACAATGGTTTCCATTCGTAGGACTTCATGAAAAAAGACATGGAAAGCAATTAGAAAAAACGATTGAAATATTAAAAGGTCATAAGAAATAG
- the yfkAB gene encoding radical SAM/CxCxxxxC motif protein YfkAB translates to MIAIKTISPLNDPWEAYRDIELHNKLTLSNIEFTTTTLCNMRCAHCAVGYTLQTKDPEALPIDLVIQRLEEIPHLKTISITGGEPMLSKKSVTEYVLPLLKYAHNRGVRTQINSNLTLPPERYLLIAPYLDVLHISHNWGTVDEFVETGFAMMERKPTYEQRASLFQRMIDNSRMLSEAGVMVSAETMLNKKTLPFLEHIHKQVVEEMKCARHEIHPMYPSDFASALTSLTLQETQDAIESILDFRNEDVWMLFGTLPFYPCSQNERSIQMLNRLKSSKNVSVRNDPDGRSRLNVNIFTGEVIVTDFGDAPQLGNIRTDTLTTIFDKWLASPLAKSLNCHCPAVKCLGPNILVKNMYYKEDVFVSGSIK, encoded by the coding sequence ATGATTGCAATAAAAACGATTTCACCATTAAATGACCCCTGGGAAGCTTATCGAGATATAGAACTACACAATAAGCTCACATTATCCAATATTGAATTTACAACTACCACGCTATGTAATATGCGCTGTGCTCATTGTGCAGTAGGCTATACTTTGCAAACAAAGGACCCTGAAGCACTTCCAATTGATTTAGTAATACAACGGTTGGAGGAAATTCCACACTTAAAAACAATCAGTATTACAGGTGGAGAACCAATGCTATCCAAAAAGTCAGTAACTGAATACGTTCTTCCCCTATTGAAATATGCTCATAATCGCGGTGTCCGAACACAAATTAACTCTAACCTGACACTCCCTCCAGAAAGATACTTATTAATCGCTCCTTATTTAGATGTTCTACATATTTCGCATAACTGGGGAACTGTTGATGAATTCGTGGAGACTGGTTTTGCAATGATGGAAAGGAAACCCACGTATGAGCAACGTGCTAGTCTTTTCCAACGAATGATAGACAATAGCCGCATGCTTTCTGAGGCCGGGGTAATGGTTTCAGCAGAAACAATGCTAAATAAAAAAACGCTCCCCTTCTTAGAGCATATCCATAAACAAGTGGTTGAAGAAATGAAATGTGCTCGACACGAAATACACCCTATGTACCCTTCTGATTTTGCTAGTGCTCTAACATCGCTTACATTACAAGAAACACAGGATGCAATTGAAAGTATTCTGGATTTTAGAAATGAAGATGTTTGGATGCTTTTCGGTACATTACCCTTTTATCCGTGCAGTCAAAATGAAAGAAGCATTCAAATGCTTAATCGATTAAAAAGCAGTAAGAACGTTTCTGTACGAAATGATCCAGACGGAAGATCAAGATTAAATGTTAATATTTTTACTGGGGAAGTGATTGTAACCGATTTCGGTGATGCTCCTCAACTAGGAAATATTCGAACAGATACATTAACTACAATCTTTGATAAGTGGTTAGCATCACCGCTCGCTAAATCACTTAATTGTCATTGTCCCGCTGTCAAATGCTTAGGTCCAAATATTCTGGTGAAAAATATGTATTATAAAGAGGATGTATTTGTAAGTGGATCTATAAAGTAG